In one Conger conger chromosome 5, fConCon1.1, whole genome shotgun sequence genomic region, the following are encoded:
- the eif4e2 gene encoding eukaryotic translation initiation factor 4E type 2, with translation MNNKFDALKDDDSGDHDQNEDSGSPKECEKEKNEEEETDQNKRKTVVPGAGEHPLQYNYSFWYSRRTPGRPASSQSYEQNIKQIGSFASVEQFWRFYSHMTRPGDLTGHSDFHLFKEGIKPMWEDDANKSGGKWIIRLRKGLASRCWENLILAMLGEQFMVGEEICGAVVSVRFQEDIISIWNKTASDQATTARIRDTLRRVLNLPPNTIMEYKTHTDSIKAWEDFHGLVNASGGR, from the exons atgaacaacaaATTTGACGC TCTGAAAGATGACGACAGCGGGGACCACGATCAGAACGAGGACAGCGGCTCACCGAAAGAgtgtgaaaaggaaaaaaacgaGGAGGAAGAGACGGACCAGAACAAGAGGAAG aCAGTTGTGCCTGGGGCAGGGGAACACCCCCTGCAGTATAACTACTCCTTCTGGTACTCACGCCGCACTCCAGGTCGACCTGCCAGCTCTCAAAGCTACGAACAGAACATCAAACAGATCGGGAGTTTTGCCTCT GTGGAGCAGTTCTGGCGCTTCTACAGTCACATGACCCGGCCAGGTGACCTTACGGGCCACAGCGACTTCCACCTCTTCAAAGAGGGCATCAAACCAATGTGGGAG GACGATGCCAACAAGAGTGGGGGGAAGTGGATCATCCGCCTGCGGAAAGGCCTGGCCTCCCGCTGCTGGGAGAACCTGATCCTGGCCATGCTGGGGGAGCAGTTCATGGTGGGGGAGGAGATCTGCGGTGCCGTCGTCTCCGTGCGTTTCCAG GAAGATATTATCTCCATTTGGAACAAAACTGCCAGTGACCAGGCTACCACCGCCCGCATtagagacacactgaggagagTCCTCAACCTGCCTCCCAATACCATCATGGAGTACAAAACCCATACTGACAGCATAAA GGCCTGGGAGGATTTCCATGGCCTGGTGAATGCCAGTGGGGGGCGCTAA